One window from the genome of Phycisphaerales bacterium encodes:
- the rnhA gene encoding ribonuclease HI: protein MAGDALPMVEMYTDGACSGNPGPGGWAYILRHPSSGSEKTGSGGEKATTNNRMELMAVIRGLGALAKPSRVELYSDSQYVLKGLKEWMASWKKRGWKTASKQPVKNQDLWMQLDELVQKHTLSFHWVRGHNDHPENERADALAVAARDEAARG from the coding sequence ATGGCAGGCGATGCGCTCCCGATGGTCGAGATGTACACCGATGGCGCATGCTCGGGCAACCCCGGGCCAGGGGGCTGGGCGTACATCCTGAGGCATCCATCGTCGGGGTCCGAGAAGACCGGCAGCGGCGGCGAGAAGGCAACCACCAACAACCGCATGGAACTCATGGCCGTGATCCGAGGGCTCGGGGCGCTGGCCAAGCCCAGCCGCGTCGAGCTGTACTCGGACTCGCAGTACGTGCTCAAGGGCCTGAAGGAGTGGATGGCCTCGTGGAAGAAGCGGGGCTGGAAGACGGCCAGCAAGCAGCCGGTGAAGAACCAGGACCTGTGGATGCAGCTCGACGAGCTGGTGCAGAAGCACACGCTGAGCTTCCACTGGGTGCGGGGGCACAACGACCACCCCGAGAACGAGCGTGCCGATGCGCTGGCGGTGGCGGCCCGGGACGAGGCGGCCCGCGGCTAG
- a CDS encoding type II secretion system F family protein, which produces MPNYRYQVRGQGGQIQVGVLSADSVQTAATVLRNQGLHILAVNPVGGGIQRQAILEKLADLNAGKPNQKHVLEFTTQLAVMIRAGINLRASLEGIADQTSHRGFRKVIEQLKTDVESGKSFSEALARHPKLFGPLYVNMVRASEMAGSFSQMLDRIAGYIAQQIETRKMVVGASIYPGIIGTMAVAVTVFLLTFVLPKFKAVFEGKEDALPASTKFLMGLSEFLQTQWPYIVAGVFGLGMAGFLALKTEPGGLLADRLKLTLPVFKNMFRSLYISRSLHTKGQLINAGVPMLDTLAITGDISGNRLYKAMWRNVYMSVKQGKKIALPLSKTTLLPRAVVQMISAGEESGKLGEVLDEVSVYYAKQLKDQIKAVTSLIEPVMIIVMGGIVGFIAMAIILPIFRMSQIVN; this is translated from the coding sequence ATGCCGAACTATCGCTACCAGGTGCGGGGCCAGGGAGGCCAGATCCAGGTCGGTGTGCTGTCGGCCGACAGCGTGCAGACCGCGGCCACGGTGCTGCGCAATCAGGGCCTGCACATCCTGGCGGTCAACCCGGTCGGCGGCGGCATCCAGCGGCAGGCCATCCTGGAGAAGCTGGCCGACCTTAACGCCGGCAAGCCGAATCAGAAGCACGTGCTCGAGTTCACGACGCAGCTGGCGGTGATGATCCGCGCCGGCATCAACCTGCGGGCGAGCCTCGAGGGCATCGCCGACCAGACGTCGCACCGCGGCTTCCGCAAGGTCATCGAGCAGCTCAAGACCGACGTGGAGAGCGGCAAGAGCTTCTCGGAGGCGCTCGCGCGCCATCCCAAGCTTTTCGGACCCTTGTACGTCAACATGGTTCGCGCATCGGAGATGGCCGGTTCGTTCAGCCAGATGCTCGACCGCATCGCGGGCTACATCGCCCAGCAGATCGAGACGCGCAAGATGGTCGTGGGCGCGTCGATCTATCCCGGCATCATCGGAACCATGGCCGTCGCCGTGACGGTGTTCCTGCTCACCTTCGTGCTGCCGAAGTTCAAGGCGGTGTTCGAGGGCAAGGAGGATGCGCTGCCGGCCTCGACCAAGTTCCTGATGGGGCTCAGCGAGTTCTTGCAGACGCAGTGGCCCTACATCGTTGCGGGCGTGTTCGGCCTGGGCATGGCGGGCTTCCTGGCGCTCAAGACCGAGCCCGGCGGGCTGCTGGCCGATCGCCTGAAGCTGACGCTGCCGGTGTTCAAGAACATGTTCCGCTCGCTGTACATCAGCCGGAGCCTGCACACCAAGGGCCAGCTCATCAACGCTGGCGTGCCCATGCTCGACACGCTCGCCATCACCGGTGACATCTCGGGCAACCGCCTGTACAAGGCCATGTGGCGCAACGTCTACATGTCGGTGAAGCAGGGCAAGAAGATCGCGCTCCCGCTGAGCAAGACGACGCTGCTGCCGCGGGCCGTCGTTCAGATGATCTCGGCGGGTGAGGAGTCCGGTAAGCTCGGCGAGGTGCTCGACGAGGTTTCGGTGTATTACGCCAAGCAGCTGAAGGACCAGATCAAGGCGGTCACGAGCCTGATCGAGCCGGTGATGATCATCGTTATGGGCGGCATTGTCGGCTTCATCGCCATGGCCATCATCCTGCCGATCTTCCGGATGAGCCAGATCGTGAACTGA
- a CDS encoding prepilin-type N-terminal cleavage/methylation domain-containing protein, producing MKTLKSKTSQLLAASGRGFSLIEMMVALGISAALLTASLAALDTSFKSYQQTSETASTHVVTRIVTHRILTMIRTGSEFAPYPIDVLDQTQNPMFTNAIEFVSDEDEALNFREVTRIFAEVDPEATDGSQRLMLTIDEFTDGVLTGSETRPLLRGVQDATFTLEYDVGPQLTRATIDITVEASDIGDAGLNANWDTPTLRLVASASPRRLRD from the coding sequence GTGAAGACGTTGAAGAGCAAGACAAGCCAATTGCTGGCCGCGAGCGGCCGGGGCTTCAGCCTGATCGAGATGATGGTGGCGCTGGGCATCAGTGCAGCGCTGCTGACCGCCTCGCTGGCGGCGCTCGATACCAGCTTCAAGAGCTACCAGCAGACGAGCGAGACGGCCTCGACGCACGTCGTCACGCGCATCGTGACGCACCGAATCCTGACCATGATCCGCACGGGCAGCGAGTTCGCGCCCTATCCCATCGACGTGCTCGACCAGACGCAGAACCCGATGTTCACCAACGCCATCGAGTTCGTGTCGGACGAGGACGAGGCACTGAACTTCCGCGAGGTCACACGCATCTTCGCCGAGGTCGACCCCGAAGCCACCGACGGCTCGCAGCGGCTGATGCTGACCATCGACGAGTTCACCGACGGCGTGCTGACCGGCAGCGAGACCCGGCCGCTCCTGCGCGGCGTGCAGGATGCGACCTTTACGCTGGAGTACGACGTTGGCCCCCAGCTCACCCGCGCAACCATCGACATCACCGTCGAGGCCAGCGACATCGGCGACGCCGGGCTCAACGCCAACTGGGATACCCCAACGCTTCGCCTCGTCGCGAGCGCCTCGCCCAGGCGCTTGCGGGACTAG
- the dnaX gene encoding DNA polymerase III subunit gamma/tau has translation MAYTALARRYRSTDFDSVVGQEAVARTLAKAIEQGRVAHAYLFCGTRGVGKTSMARIFAKALAGGGTEVDKAIMEGRDSDVIEIDAASNRGVDNARELIANAGYMPLRGKLKVYIIDEVHMLTKEAFNTLLKTMEEPPDHVKFILCTTEANKVPPTIQSRCQRFDFRMIPASRIAEHLREVSEKEGVKADDDLLAAVARLGAGSMRDALSLLDRLMAAGDERLTLARLEELLGLPDRELIGSLVDAISGGDAAAAIRAGDSLLNLGISPELALETLANRLRDLMVLGVCGPETPLVELSDAARQAENERAQRFDAPALSHMIALCETAQRVCRESPAPRAMFDAALVRLAMAERFADLTALAGGARTGRTAEMASGKA, from the coding sequence ATGGCCTACACCGCGCTCGCCCGCCGTTATCGCAGCACCGATTTCGACTCCGTCGTGGGGCAAGAGGCCGTCGCGCGGACGCTGGCCAAGGCCATCGAGCAGGGGCGGGTCGCCCATGCCTACCTCTTCTGCGGCACGCGGGGGGTGGGCAAGACCTCGATGGCCCGGATCTTCGCCAAGGCCTTGGCCGGTGGCGGGACCGAGGTCGACAAGGCCATCATGGAAGGCCGCGACAGCGACGTCATCGAGATCGACGCGGCCAGCAACCGCGGCGTGGACAACGCCCGCGAGCTGATCGCCAACGCGGGGTACATGCCCCTACGCGGCAAGCTGAAGGTCTACATTATCGACGAGGTCCACATGCTGACCAAGGAGGCGTTCAACACCCTCCTGAAGACGATGGAAGAGCCGCCCGACCACGTCAAGTTCATCCTGTGCACGACCGAGGCCAACAAGGTCCCCCCCACCATCCAGAGCCGGTGCCAGCGGTTCGACTTTCGGATGATCCCAGCGTCCCGCATCGCCGAGCACCTGCGCGAGGTGAGCGAGAAAGAAGGCGTCAAGGCCGACGACGACCTGCTGGCCGCCGTCGCAAGGCTCGGCGCGGGCTCGATGCGCGATGCACTGAGCCTCCTGGATCGCCTGATGGCCGCCGGCGACGAACGGCTGACGCTCGCCCGCCTCGAAGAGCTTCTGGGCCTGCCCGATCGCGAGCTCATCGGCAGCCTCGTCGACGCGATCTCGGGCGGCGACGCCGCTGCGGCCATCCGCGCGGGCGACTCGCTGCTGAACCTGGGCATCAGTCCGGAGCTCGCGCTCGAGACGCTCGCAAACCGACTGCGCGACCTGATGGTGCTCGGCGTGTGCGGTCCCGAGACACCGCTCGTCGAACTCTCCGACGCCGCGCGACAGGCCGAGAACGAGCGAGCGCAACGCTTCGACGCGCCGGCATTGAGCCACATGATCGCGCTGTGCGAGACCGCACAGCGGGTCTGCCGAGAGAGCCCGGCGCCCCGCGCCATGTTCGATGCGGCACTCGTTCGTCTGGCGATGGCCGAGCGATTCGCAGACCTGACGGCGCTCGCCGGCGGCGCCCGAACGGGTCGGACGGCGGAGATGGCCTCGGGAAAAG
- a CDS encoding PilT/PilU family type 4a pilus ATPase produces MNLHDVLKVAHKANASDIHLVSGQPPVMRVNQVMTPMDFPVISPASGRAILEEMAPPEAVQTFDRQKDSDFSYEIEGLSRYRVNAHLQRGQVGLCLRAIKTKVPPLSALTLPEVIARLTYLPRGLVLVTGDTGSGKSTTLAAMIQAMNERYRKHIITLEDPVEYTFESDHCLIEQRELGQDMPTFASGLKHALRQDPDIVLVGEMRDLETTALAISAAETGHLVLSTLHTVNASQTVERIIDMYPAGQQNQIRSMLANTLQAVVSQTLFSRIDEPGMVPAVETLLCTPAVRNLIRENRTFEIPNVIETNRSIGMSSLDASIAELYFNGMISKEDAVAQAAFPDKLERQLVA; encoded by the coding sequence GTGAACCTGCACGACGTACTCAAGGTGGCCCACAAGGCCAACGCATCGGATATCCACCTCGTGTCGGGGCAGCCGCCCGTGATGCGCGTCAACCAGGTGATGACGCCGATGGACTTCCCGGTGATCTCGCCGGCGTCCGGGCGCGCCATCCTGGAGGAGATGGCGCCACCAGAGGCCGTTCAGACGTTCGATCGCCAGAAGGACTCGGACTTCTCGTACGAGATCGAGGGGCTCAGCCGCTACCGCGTGAACGCACACTTGCAGCGCGGCCAGGTCGGCCTGTGCCTTCGTGCCATCAAGACCAAGGTACCCCCGCTGAGCGCGCTGACGCTTCCGGAGGTCATCGCTCGCCTGACGTACCTGCCACGCGGCCTCGTACTCGTGACGGGCGACACGGGCTCGGGCAAGTCGACGACCCTCGCCGCCATGATCCAGGCGATGAACGAGCGGTACCGCAAGCACATCATCACGCTCGAAGACCCGGTGGAGTACACCTTCGAGAGCGACCACTGCCTGATCGAGCAGCGTGAGCTGGGCCAGGACATGCCCACCTTCGCGAGCGGCCTGAAGCACGCCCTGCGTCAGGACCCCGACATCGTGCTCGTGGGCGAGATGCGTGACCTTGAGACGACGGCCCTGGCCATCAGCGCCGCCGAGACGGGCCACCTCGTGCTCAGCACGCTGCACACCGTGAACGCGAGCCAGACGGTCGAGCGCATCATCGATATGTATCCGGCCGGCCAGCAGAACCAGATCCGATCGATGCTGGCCAACACGCTGCAGGCGGTGGTCAGCCAGACGCTGTTCAGTCGCATCGACGAGCCGGGCATGGTACCGGCGGTCGAGACGCTGCTGTGCACGCCGGCGGTTCGCAACCTGATCCGCGAGAACCGGACGTTCGAGATCCCCAACGTGATCGAGACGAACCGGTCGATCGGCATGAGCAGCCTGGACGCGTCCATCGCCGAGCTGTACTTCAACGGGATGATCTCGAAGGAAGACGCGGTGGCCCAGGCCGCCTTCCCGGACAAGCTGGAGCGTCAGCTCGTTGCCTGA
- a CDS encoding GC-type dockerin domain-anchored protein, which translates to MTILAAWLLLAADARGQGCAPQWDESLFGLGHGPDGDVMALAVHDDGSGSALYVGGNFDHVGSLPVEGIARWDGESWSPVGSGLPGVVSALVAFDDGNGTMLYAGGAVGTNGFVSRWDGEEWTQLGPFFGGGVQALAAYAEPLYPPRLCAAGNFRWIDGRFAHGVARWSGRSWDALGESLTSAGLAIGTYDDGTAEGLYVGGSFTRAGGVDSKGIARWHAGVWSALDTGVGGFVEAMAVHDDGDGPDLYVGGSFDWAGPTSAEAVARWDGTAWSTVGEDNSGLIRAMISHDDGRGPGLFVGGSLYRMGGTPIRGFARWDGSEWSAVGELVSGTVFAAAEFDDGRGKALYVGGSMSVGSPGHSMNLARWGCLPSPCRADLDGDGELTVFDFLAFQNAFDARSPLADFDGDGDFTIFDFLAFQNEFQDGCA; encoded by the coding sequence ATGACCATTCTGGCCGCGTGGCTGTTATTGGCCGCCGACGCCCGGGGCCAGGGGTGTGCGCCGCAGTGGGACGAGTCACTCTTCGGGCTCGGGCACGGGCCTGATGGCGACGTCATGGCGCTGGCCGTCCACGACGACGGCAGCGGCAGCGCTCTGTACGTGGGCGGCAACTTTGACCATGTGGGAAGCCTGCCGGTAGAGGGCATCGCTCGGTGGGATGGGGAGTCCTGGTCGCCCGTCGGGTCGGGCCTCCCCGGCGTGGTTTCAGCCCTCGTCGCGTTCGACGATGGCAACGGCACCATGCTCTATGCGGGCGGGGCGGTCGGCACCAATGGTTTCGTGTCGCGATGGGACGGCGAGGAGTGGACACAACTCGGCCCGTTCTTCGGTGGCGGGGTGCAAGCGCTGGCGGCCTACGCCGAGCCCTTGTACCCGCCCCGATTGTGCGCAGCGGGGAACTTCCGGTGGATCGACGGGCGCTTCGCACACGGCGTCGCGCGTTGGAGCGGTCGCTCGTGGGACGCCTTAGGCGAGAGCCTCACTTCGGCGGGCCTCGCGATCGGCACGTACGACGACGGTACGGCCGAGGGGCTCTACGTCGGCGGTAGTTTCACGCGTGCCGGCGGCGTCGATTCCAAGGGCATCGCCCGCTGGCACGCCGGAGTCTGGTCTGCTCTGGACACCGGCGTGGGCGGTTTCGTCGAGGCCATGGCCGTGCACGACGACGGAGACGGACCGGATTTGTACGTTGGCGGATCCTTCGATTGGGCCGGCCCCACCAGCGCTGAGGCCGTCGCCCGGTGGGACGGCACCGCCTGGAGCACGGTCGGAGAGGACAACAGCGGCTTGATTCGCGCGATGATCTCCCACGACGATGGTCGTGGGCCGGGTCTGTTCGTCGGTGGAAGCCTTTATCGCATGGGCGGTACGCCGATCCGCGGCTTCGCCCGCTGGGACGGCAGCGAGTGGTCCGCGGTGGGAGAGTTGGTGTCGGGGACGGTGTTTGCCGCTGCCGAGTTCGATGATGGCCGCGGCAAGGCGCTCTACGTGGGCGGCAGCATGTCCGTCGGCTCGCCCGGCCACTCCATGAACCTGGCCCGCTGGGGCTGCCTGCCCAGCCCGTGCCGGGCCGATCTGGATGGTGATGGCGAGCTCACCGTGTTCGATTTTCTCGCGTTCCAGAACGCATTCGATGCGCGAAGCCCCCTCGCCGATTTCGACGGCGACGGAGACTTCACGATCTTCGACTTCCTCGCATTCCAGAACGAGTTCCAAGACGGCTGCGCGTAG
- a CDS encoding prepilin-type N-terminal cleavage/methylation domain-containing protein translates to MGRCLRQRAGRVLGRRARGFTLIETALATVIIGVGVVAIVEAHQAFMRSNQWSTHAATATFLGGELRELTVPLRRHDPVTGLRIAGGDVEGWGPEDGEVLVEDFDDLDDFDGLSFAFNGTPGFLDDDDLPGPLDAFGLVIPEIFEDGSVMLDPDGNPVPMQGWTQTVRVVKVHPTDPTRELDVDYFEPPVGASEGIAIDEFPLKVEVTVTYEGPFVTAPTEVTRVTWIVPR, encoded by the coding sequence TTGGGTCGTTGCCTTCGCCAACGTGCTGGACGGGTTCTCGGCCGACGCGCTCGCGGCTTTACGCTGATCGAGACGGCGCTCGCGACGGTGATCATCGGTGTTGGCGTTGTCGCCATCGTCGAGGCGCATCAGGCGTTCATGCGCAGCAATCAGTGGTCGACGCACGCGGCGACCGCGACGTTCCTGGGCGGAGAGCTCCGCGAGTTGACCGTGCCGCTGCGGCGTCACGATCCGGTGACCGGCCTTCGCATCGCTGGTGGCGACGTAGAGGGCTGGGGCCCCGAGGACGGCGAGGTGCTCGTCGAGGACTTCGACGACCTCGACGACTTCGACGGTTTGAGCTTTGCGTTCAATGGCACGCCGGGATTCCTCGACGACGATGACCTGCCCGGACCGCTCGATGCATTCGGGCTCGTGATTCCCGAGATCTTCGAAGATGGTTCGGTCATGCTCGACCCGGACGGCAATCCGGTGCCTATGCAGGGCTGGACGCAGACGGTGCGGGTCGTGAAGGTGCACCCGACGGATCCGACGCGGGAGTTGGACGTGGACTACTTCGAGCCGCCAGTGGGCGCCTCGGAGGGGATCGCGATCGACGAATTCCCGTTGAAGGTCGAAGTGACGGTGACCTACGAGGGTCCGTTCGTGACGGCGCCCACGGAAGTCACGCGTGTCACGTGGATCGTCCCTCGATAG